The DNA region atgttatttaattgtgtatttcaggtaatatcaataaaaatgcagttgttctgttttgattgagtaaagataaatcaactaaacataaaccaatacagttccactgtaaGTACTTTGGAACCAaaagcgttttggaaccaaactctaaTTAAATCTGCATGTTCTCATCCTAGATCAGATGAGAAGTTATATCAGAAGTTATTAACAGGATCATTACTTNNNNNNNNNNNNNNNNNNNNNNNNNNNNNNNNNNNNNNNNNNNNNNNNNNNNNNNNNNNNNNNNNNNNNNNNNNNNNNNNNNNNNNNNNNNNNNNNNNNNNNNNNNNNNNNNNNNNNNNNNNNNNNNNNNNNNNNNNNNNNNNNNNNNNNNNNNNNNNNNNNNNNNNNNNNNNNNNNNNNNNNNNNNNNNNNNNNNNNNNCATCGGAGTTAAAATCTTCATCCTCATTGTCCGTGTCCCTCTTTTCAACCCACCAATCAGTGACATAGTCATACATGACTTGGGAATTTGGTCGTGTTCTTTTTATTGAAAATGAGAAAAATCCTTCAGATGCAAACGAATAGACACATAAAACGCTGCAAGATATTCCTGTATGGTGAGATGGATAAAACTGTACCACTTATCTCGAATGATGGGATCCTCCTCCTTAAAAATTTCGGTAAAGACCCCTGATTGTATCGAGGCATCAGTGACGTCGATGTCATGCTTGCTCAGGTCACTCTCTGAAAACACCAGATTTTGTTTCTCTAAGTTTTCAAAGGCCAGCTTACCCAATTTGAGGATTATCTTCATGTCTTTCTCAGACAGTGATACCATATTGTGTTTGCCATAGTACTTCTCATCCTTCTTCTGCATCTGATGAAGAAGAAATCGGGTGTACATTGAAGTCAGGGAGGTAGGGATCTTTTCACGAGCAGTGTCCAATATATTGGGAATAGAAAACACCGTTGCTGaaatccaacagaagactggaatgtgacacatgatgtagaggcttCTTGATGTTTTGATATGGGATATAACCCTATCGGCCAAAATCGGATCAGTAATTTTCTTCCTGAAATACTCCTCCTTCTGTGGGTTACTGAATCCTTGTATCTCAGTCAAACGATGTGTTGTTTGTGTCCAGTTGCTGACTTTGTGGATGGCTGCCGGTCGAGAAGTTATCCAAATACGTGCAGATGGCAAAAGACGATCAGATTGTATGAGATTTGTAATCAGCTCATCCACTGAACACTTTTTTGTGACCTTAGACACCCTCTTGTTTTTATGGAAGTCAAGAGGAAGACGActttcatccagaccatcaaagatgaacaaaaTGCTGCAGTTTTCATAGGTCTTTGGGTCTTTGACATCCTTAAGTTCAGAACAGAACTCCTCCAGTAGCTCTTGAAGACTGTACCCTTCATCATCTTCAATCATTGTGTTCAGATCTCTAAAGGGAAGCACAATCATGAGGTCCACATCCTGGTTGGCTTTCTCTTCTGCCCAGTCAAGAAGAAATTTGTGCACTGAAACGGTTTTCCCAATACCAGCAATTCCTTTAGTTAGGACAACTCGAAAATCTTCATTTTCATCAGGTaaacatttgaaaatatcatTGAGTTTGATTGAAATGTCCTCAGATGTTTGTGATTTGGACACACTGTCGAGGTCCAAAACCTCATGTTCCTGGTttattccctccctctcgccctGAATGATGTAGAGCTTTGTGTAAATATCATTGAGCAAAGTTGAGGTTCCTTTCTTTGTGACGCCTTCGACAATTCTCTGAAACTTCTTCTTCAGTTTCAATTTCTGTTTTTCAGATAGTGTTTTGATATCTGTTTGAAGAAAGGCATCATTGATATTAATATTAGCGAAAGTGTTCTGAAAGTAGGGAAATCATTTGAATCATTAATATAAGTTTAGAGCGCTATGAGCTTACTAACTTTCATGGTATATAATATTTCCACAATGAGGATATGGTATAGATTTAGAAGAATGACATGATTTACTGCCCATACGATATTGAGCTGTTTTGGCCAGTACAAACAAGTGTGTTGAAGTGCATACATTGTTTTTGCATACGCAttgaagatatacagtatattcaggtGCATTTCTAATCACCTGTGTTCGTAGTAGTGCTGCTGGCGGATGACTCCTGAACACCGTTGCTCTCTATGG from Sardina pilchardus chromosome 1, fSarPil1.1, whole genome shotgun sequence includes:
- the LOC134077442 gene encoding NACHT, LRR and PYD domains-containing protein 3-like, whose translation is MSKRKGGDDNCQFSVQLQKRRNSTARQEGDGEREHDDISCVGETDDMEDSAFDNKLLMADSKSSESAIMAQTGPLQPTITETGPLQSTITAHTGGVAVLPQLHSCHIEGSVNINVSTCSAPVLKSESNGVQESSASSTTTNTDIKTLSEKQKLKLKKKFQRIVEGVTKKGTSTLLNDIYTKLYIIQGEREGINQEHEVLDLDSVSKSQTSEDISIKLNDIFKCLPDENEDFRVVLTKGIAGIGKTVSVHKFLLDWAEEKANQDVDLMIVLPFRDLNTMIEDDEGYSLQELLEEFCSELKDVKDPKTYENCSILFIFDGLDESRLPLDFHKNKRVSKVTKKCSVDELITNLIQSDRLLPSARIWITSRPAAIHKVSNWTQTTHRLTEIQGFSNPQKEEYFRKKITDPILADRVISHIKTSRSLYIMCHIPVFCWISATVFSIPNILDTAREKIPTSLTSMYTRFLLHQMQKKDEKYYGKHNMVSLSEKDMKIILKLGKLAFENLEKQNLVFSESDLSKHDIDVTDASIQSGVFTEIFKEEDPIIRDKWYSFIHLTIQEYLAAFYVSIRLHLKDFSHFQ